The Trichomycterus rosablanca isolate fTriRos1 chromosome 6, fTriRos1.hap1, whole genome shotgun sequence DNA segment AAAGGATCATAAACATAGCACATTGTACAATTTGTTTTGCACAATTACACAACATATAGTACTGTGCAAAAGAAATGCTATGAAGTAAGAATGCTTTCAAAAATAGTTGAAAagtgttaatagtttatttttgtcagttaacaAAATGCAGTCAATGAACAAAagataaatctaaataaatcaattagggatgcatcgataccatttgtatttgtacaagtacatgtatttttgtactcaccgatacctatttagaatgatgcaatctggagcattatggaatagtgtagtttttagtgtaaaatagtgcagtggaacagttgcttgggttgccatcactaattgtaaaaaaaaaaaaaaaaaaaaaaaaaaaaaaaaaaaaaaaacaccgcacagacatcattgagaaagcttttgacaagctaacgttaacgttcattaataaaagcatgtaattaacgttgtgcacatcatacatgcgatgcgattctgctgattgaaatatttactttaaaaagataatacagtccgatcccatctgagctgattctatcagcacatacattcgtggttcacctcggtaaatcgtaaacgactctgagtcggctcccgctctgtggtaataaccagtataattaagcctgagctttacaatgtaagcgagtcacacaaaatgttctgtagtatttggtgtttatttacaaccgcatcattcattataacagtaaacacggagaaatgactgagaaaagaaacttacgctgcgcttaaaatgagtcgactcctgaatcacttgtatcgacactgtgaacagagtattaaagacacacacacgtcctataacagcggtcgctgcttttgtaaccggttatcttagctgttagctctattgtgaaggttttttttttttttcaaacagaactaaataacattaagcgtggtcagtgagaataattaaatctgtctcccgtgggtgaaaaatgaattgctttagttttagaagtaaaaaaaatctcgcaatgtAAGGCCCTttcccggtcaggcactcgcgcgcgccccccccagacaagcactgccgccccacaggttgaaaatccctgcgttaacgcagccagcaatgtgcactaggcacaaggtatcggatgtttagtatcggagcctcgtttgcgagtacgagttaatgagcgcggtatcgggctcatgcatctctaaaatCAATATTTGGTGTGACCACATTTTGCATTCAATCAGCATAAGTTTTGGGATTTTGTAGGATTATAGTCAGGTGCATGATTAACCAATTATAACAAACAGGTGATGATAATCACCATTTTCATATTTAGGTTAAAACACAGTCATTAACGGAAACAGAAACAGCTGTGTAGTAGGCTTAAAACTGGGTAAAAAACAGTCAAACTCTGCTTTAAAGGTGAGGTTGTGGAAGACACTGTCATCCAATATGGCATGAATGAGCACAGCAGCTAAACAGAAGATAGTTATACTGTATCAGCAAGGTCTCTCCCAGGCAAAGATTTCAAAGCAGACTAGGATTTCAGGATGTGCATTTCAGCAAATGGAGTTGGGGATTTTGTCAGGACTGATGGTGTCTTCAGTGCTGTGAAATATAGGCAGATACTTATCCATAATGGAGTACCATTAGATGTTTCAATAAAGTAGTCAATCAATCGTAAATCAAATTAATTTCCAACAGCTGACGCTTGATTTAAACTGCAAGTGAAAATCACCTTTACCCAACCTTAGTGCGTATGCACCAGTTGGTGCACGAACTGATTCACAGAAAGAGCGCATCTGTTTTTATCCAAACAGAAACACTTTTATGCATTTATATGAGTTAAAAGAAATTGGTgaaatttgtttttcatttttgtatGCTTGGTCACCCCTGCTGTAGCCGTTAAAAGCAACCCCACATCAGATTTTATCTtaagagcaacagatgggctactgtCAGTAAATGTATACTCATAACGTttatctgtatggtaagtgtagcttataaaatgatCAACTAATTTACATATTAGATAGTGTGTACTAATGAAGTGTTCGGTGAGTACATAAAGTCATGCACAAACGTTGCATATGCTCGTTTGCATAGTTCTGTAAAGAGTAtggtgcccactagatggcagtgctAAATAAAGTTGTTACCGTCTTCACTGTATAGGCCTTCGCTATGTATTAACCCTTTAATATTGTTTGACTGGAAATTGTAGTTATTTGAAATATATTCAGTGtaattaaacagtatttatttgttttcatttgCTGCACTCTGCAAATATCATTCAGTTATGGTAGTGTCTATGATGCAGGGAAAAATCATCAGTGTATAATGTGCTATAACAGTGTATGATGTGCTATAGCTGTACAgttttctaaataataataaaaatacttttcCGAAATCAATTAAATGGGACGGAATGTACTGGTGAACTGGTCGAGTGGAAGTATGTGTAAATCTTTTCtgtgttattattgtaatttagTGTTTagcttttaggtttttttttatctagggtattttatgtacagtgctgtgaaaaagtatttgcccctcacCCTCTTGCCACAGCATTGTAAAGGGATTTAAGTGAGGACTTTGTCTCTGCTGCTCCAAAACCTTTCTTTTAAGTTATTCAGATGTACATTTGCTTGTGTGCTTtgaatcattgtcctgctgcataacccaactgcACTTGAGCTTTAGATCACAGACTAATAGGCAAACATTCttcttcaggattttctgatagagagcagaattcatggttcaaTCAATTACGTCATACAGGTCCTGCAGGAGCAAAGcggccccagaccatcacactactgCCACCAAGTTTGACTGTTATTATGATGTTATTGTAGTGGAATGTGTGTTGGCTGTACACTAGAATGTAACAGGACTTATGTGTTCCATAAGGTTCAACCTCATcagtttaaaatattattatccCAAAAGTCTTGGAGTCGTCTAGCTGTTTTGGGCAAATCCGATGTGAACTGTTTTTTGGTCTGCGTTGGTTTGCACCTTGCAGCTTtgtctttcttattgtggaattgtGTACATTTACCTAAACTAAGACATCTGAGGCATGCAGTTCTTTACatgtttgtctgggttctttGGTGACCTCATGGATGAGTCGTTGATGCATACTTGATGTAATTTTGGTAGGCTAACCACTCCTGGAAGGGCTTATtactgttccaagttttctccatttgtcTTTGATGTGGTTTGCTGACGTCCCAGAGCTTTAGAAATGGTTTTGTAACCCACTGGTAGACTTTGTTTGGCATCCATATTTAAATCTTTTTAGAACATGGCATCATGTTCTTTTTAAGTAATGTTTAGAttggtctggcagtaatcatgcctgggtgtggctatTGAACCAAGTTCTGAATTGAATTTGGTTAATTGGTTAATTTAGTAGCTAAGGGGACACTTTTTTTTCACATAGGGCTAAGTAGGGCTGAACAGCATTTCTCCATCAATAAATTGTCACTATTTAAAGAAAGCATTCTGTGTTTTTTGGATTATCTGTGTctaattttaaaagtaattttatgaTCTGAAACATGCCTCAAGTCTCAAAATACTGTAAATCAAACATGTAAGTCACAAAAAATAGAAGACTGTAGATCACATGACCACCTAACTGCTACTAGAACATTTCCAGTCAGTTAGTGGTTGCCTGGAACCAAGCACACCAGTATCGCACAATGCTTGATTGAGATTCTAAACAGGTTGTGATTTGGCTTCTCTACAAGTCTTTTGAACATTCTTGCTCCTCAAAATGTGCGTGCCTTTTGCAGCTGTTTGGAGCTGCTGACGTGACAGTTCTGTTAATATGTGTGAACCTATATGTGTGCAACATCTGCAACATGACCTTGCCCAGTGACCACAtcctttttaatgctttttttaatgcttagttGACTTTCAAATTATATGTGCTTTGTTGCATAGAAGATTACAAAAGaaaatctagaaagttttattgtaaataagaaCAACCTTCAAATAAAGTAGGATTATGGCATTAATAGGTAACTTGGACAACTTTTCAACATTCTAGTTCTGATCCATCTGGCTCTGTTTAACCAGTTTTGTTTGAATGACAAACTCAAAAGGAAATTAagggtaattaaaaaaatttaaatttaaaataatttgtttacatttttagtttctttttatTGAGTTTTGTAGCAAGGTGATACAACAAATCTAAAACCATttagtgtgtgtaaatattaaaaaaaaaagaaaaaaagaaaattcagACCAGGCAAATTTTGTACGTGTAAGTATTAGACTTTATTTGGTGCAGTTTTACAATAACTACTGATGTCTTTAAGTAATGTGTAGTTGATCTTTCTTGTCTACTTGCCATTGTCACGCTAGGGTGTATTCGTAAAGTCTAATCAGAACATTGCTAGTAAAATTGTGTGCACCAGTCTGGGGAAATTAACCACATTATacatttttgggatgaattgaaacatTGATTGTAAGCTTGAcattctcatccaacatcactgCTTGACAAATAGGAATTTGAGTGTCTTATAAATTAAGCACTGTAtgttatatacactgcctggccaaaaaaagatcaccacctggatttaactaagcaaataggtaagagcctcccattggataattactgcatgggtgattatgtttcagctggcaacaagttatttaacccttaCCGATGccgtgagtagcttctcatttgttaaacaaccatgtcaaaagacacatcctgtggtcatggaaaagatgttaatctgtttcagaagggtcaaattaggTGGGAACATGCTGTCTGTATGAGGTAAAATATAGCAATGTCAACAGTCAAAAAGTTTTTTAGTTTTagatttttgtttacagtttgtttCCTGTACATACAGCTTTTTTAGAGAGGCCTTGTATGACTGCATTAAGAAAAGCTCATGCATTATCTTTAGGACTGGTATTTATACAACGGGGTATGACTATTAGCCCAATGCTTCCGCGTGGAGTAGCCAGCGCAGTTGTAGATGCCTGGGACATTGATGTTCTGCGAAACTCTGCGGTGGTACTGTTGATGGCCACTGTTTGGTTGTAGTGCACACAAAAAACCTGGGAAAAAGCTTTCATTGTAGCTTTTCGCACTGAACCTGAAAGCACAAAGTACATGagagggtccaaacagctgttTAGTGCAGAAAGGAGCAGCATAACCTCGTTGGTGCGATCCACGAAACGGAGCATCTCGCAGGGCATATTGGTGAGCTGTGACCAAACATACACACCTCTGAAAGCATGGAAGGGCACGAAGCAAATGGTAAACAGTAAGAGCACCACAAAAGACTTTTTAGCCGCACGGGCATAATGCCCTGCATTAGGCAAATCTTGCTTATCACGGGATTCTTGCAAGAGACGGCAAGCAATCCGTCCATATGACAGCACCAGAACCAAGAAAACCAGCCAGAAACCTCCCACCAGGACTAAGTTAAAGTAGGCCTTACTGCGTGCTCGCGTGCGAGATTTGTAATGGAAGCATTTGCCTTCCTCCTCGTTGCCCTCGGCTAGCGCAATCATGGGAACCACTGCCAGTAGTGAGGCTGTCCACAGTACCCCGCATGCCACCACACTCCACCTGTTTCCTTTGAGCCAGCGATGGCAGGAGGATCCCCGTGATCCTGGAAAATCTTGTATCTTTACATATCGGTCCAGACTTATAAGGCCCAGCAGAGTGATGCTTACATACATGTTCATGTAGAAGAGGTTTCCCACAACTTTGCACATACGGGAACCCAACTGCCAGGAGTTACCAAGTACATGGTACATGATGCGGAATGGGAGGCAGGCTATGAGCACCAGGTCAGCCAGGGCCACGTTAATGAGAAAGATGCGAACTGAGTTCCGGCGTGAGTGGAGGAAGATGAACACCCAAAGGGCAAGCAGATTCCCCACTAAGCCGAACATGAAGATCAGAGAGTAACAGACAGCAAATGGCACACGAAGGGATTCTTCCTCTGAAGGACATGAACTGTTTTGTTCTAGGGAAGTGGGCTGAAGAAAAGTGGTGTTTGGCTGCAGGTACTTGTAGTTAATGGTAACCATTGTCATTGTGTTTGCCCccattttttgcagtgtgtcTGGGTGCTTGCCAGTCAGCATGTAGTTTATAATT contains these protein-coding regions:
- the gpr34a gene encoding probable G-protein coupled receptor 34a, producing the protein MHERAQIINYMLTGKHPDTLQKMGANTMTMVTINYKYLQPNTTFLQPTSLEQNSSCPSEEESLRVPFAVCYSLIFMFGLVGNLLALWVFIFLHSRRNSVRIFLINVALADLVLIACLPFRIMYHVLGNSWQLGSRMCKVVGNLFYMNMYVSITLLGLISLDRYVKIQDFPGSRGSSCHRWLKGNRWSVVACGVLWTASLLAVVPMIALAEGNEEEGKCFHYKSRTRARSKAYFNLVLVGGFWLVFLVLVLSYGRIACRLLQESRDKQDLPNAGHYARAAKKSFVVLLLFTICFVPFHAFRGVYVWSQLTNMPCEMLRFVDRTNEVMLLLSALNSCLDPLMYFVLSGSVRKATMKAFSQVFCVHYNQTVAINSTTAEFRRTSMSQASTTALATPRGSIGLIVIPRCINTSPKDNA